Part of the Streptomyces sp. NBC_01460 genome, TCCCGTGCCGTGCCCGCGCCGGACGCCGCCGGAGACCTGCTGGCACTGGCCGAGTTCGTCACCCGAAGAACCCACTGAGGCGGGCCGCCCGTGGCCGCCGCCGTCCCCAACTCTAGTATTCCGTGCGTTGGTCGGGAGGGGCATCCTTCCCTCATCACCACGGGACGAAGGGGGCGGGGCCGGCCATGGGCGTACGCGTTCGGCAGGCGGACGGGCGGGACAGGGACCTGGTCGTACGGATCCTGGAGGAGGCGTTCCACGACGATCCGGTGAGCAGCTGGGTCTTCCCGGACGAGGAGCACCGGCGCGCGGTGCACGGGAAGTTCCTCGGTGTCTTCGCCGACGTCACGCTGGAAGAGGGCCGGATCGATCTGCTGGAGGACGGTACGGCGACCGCCCTCTGGCTCTCCGTGCCGGCGGGTGCGCCCGAGGAGGAGGACGACACGCCGGCCCTCATGCGGGAGACGGCGGACCCCGGCAACGAGCGGTGCGAGCTGGTGGGGAGGCTGACGGGCGCCGTCCACCCCCACGACCGTGCGCACGCGTACCTGTTGATGATCGGCGTCTCCCCGGAGCGGCAGGGCGAGGGCCTGGGCGATGCGCTGATCAGAGGCGTCCTGGAACGGTGCGACCGTGAAGGGACCCCCGCCTATCTGGAGGCGAGCAGCGCGCGCAGCCGTGCGCTCTACGAACGCCTCGGATTCACCTTCACGGGACGGACGGTCGACCTTCCCGACGGCCCGCCGATGTGGCCCATGTGGCGTGAGCCCCAGGGCGGATGAGCGGGACCCGGCGGACGGGGCCGCGGAAGAGGAGGATGCCGCAGGGCAGGGCCGCGGAAGGGGAGGGTGCCGCCGGGCGGGTCCCGGGGCACGGCTACAGTCCCTGCTCATGACAGATGAGTCGTGGGCAGGCTGGTACCGGGACCGTCGTGGTTCCGAGGCAGTCATCCTCACCACGGACGGACAGCAGCTCCGCATCCGCGTCCGGGGCACGGACTTCGAGGGCGAGAGCTTCGACGGCCTGGGCCCGGTGGCGGGCGCACCGGTCCAGGAGGGTCTGTTCGACCTGGTCGACGGTGTGCTCGACGACTGCGTACTGGAGTGGGACCTCCCGCTGCCGGTGCTCGTGTCCGGCACGGTCCGGCAGGCCACCCTCGGCTGTCTGCTCTCCCTGCGCAGGGAGGACCCGGATCTGTATCTCGCCCTCCATCTGGACGGGGCGGTGTACGAGTCGAACCGTGCCGAGGGCGACTTCGCCGCCGCGCTGGCCACGATCCAGCGGATCCTGCCGCCGG contains:
- a CDS encoding GNAT family N-acetyltransferase, with the translated sequence MGVRVRQADGRDRDLVVRILEEAFHDDPVSSWVFPDEEHRRAVHGKFLGVFADVTLEEGRIDLLEDGTATALWLSVPAGAPEEEDDTPALMRETADPGNERCELVGRLTGAVHPHDRAHAYLLMIGVSPERQGEGLGDALIRGVLERCDREGTPAYLEASSARSRALYERLGFTFTGRTVDLPDGPPMWPMWREPQGG
- a CDS encoding DUF6304 family protein gives rise to the protein MTDESWAGWYRDRRGSEAVILTTDGQQLRIRVRGTDFEGESFDGLGPVAGAPVQEGLFDLVDGVLDDCVLEWDLPLPVLVSGTVRQATLGCLLSLRREDPDLYLALHLDGAVYESNRAEGDFAAALATIQRILPPDMHLQTCIACAFSDYFPAPVRGLSGGLACFRGAKDAYRDVEGGDDVAGLWDRRTGFVQEIWSCREFEPRPAHGAGTGHRGAFPLELA